In uncultured Methanobrevibacter sp., the following are encoded in one genomic region:
- the pcn gene encoding proliferating cell nuclear antigen (pcna), with amino-acid sequence MFKAELSDSNILKTSFDAISSIVDEVQIQTDSEGMRLDALDRSHITFVHLELKSSLFDEYICDVPEKINIDTDEFMRVLKRAKSQDRVLMTLDEGNFIITFEGDATRTFKIRLIDIEYDNPTPPQISHPTSFKVRFSILKDCINDIDIFSDKIALQVDEDYFIASADGEFGDASIKYLHGENIQTHEKALFSLDKIREMLKADKFSEEAEISLGTDMPLSLTLNMVTGDGKLSFLLAPRLEQDE; translated from the coding sequence ATGTTTAAAGCAGAATTAAGTGATTCTAATATTTTAAAAACCAGTTTTGATGCTATTTCATCAATCGTTGATGAAGTACAAATTCAAACTGACAGTGAGGGCATGAGATTAGATGCCCTAGACCGTAGTCACATAACTTTCGTTCATTTAGAACTTAAATCAAGTTTATTCGATGAATACATTTGTGATGTACCTGAAAAGATTAACATTGATACCGATGAGTTTATGAGAGTTCTTAAACGTGCAAAATCTCAGGACAGAGTTTTAATGACTCTCGATGAAGGTAACTTTATCATTACTTTTGAAGGTGATGCAACCAGAACCTTTAAAATCAGATTGATTGATATTGAGTATGATAATCCAACTCCACCTCAAATATCTCATCCGACATCATTCAAAGTGCGTTTCTCCATCTTAAAAGATTGTATTAACGATATTGACATCTTTTCAGATAAGATTGCATTGCAGGTGGATGAAGATTACTTCATTGCATCAGCTGATGGTGAATTCGGTGATGCAAGCATTAAATATCTGCACGGGGAAAACATTCAAACCCATGAAAAAGCACTCTTCTCTTTAGATAAAATCAGGGAAATGCTTAAAGCAGATAAATTTTCAGAGGAAGCGGAAATTAGTTTAGGTACCGACATGCCGTTAAGCTTAACCCTTAACATGGTAACCGGTGACGGTAAACTCAGTTTCTTACTTGCTCCTAGATTAGAACAAGATGAATAA
- the trpA gene encoding tryptophan synthase subunit alpha, with protein sequence MSKIANAFKNGTAFIGFLTAGDPTIDKTVEYILAMEEAGCDLIEIGIPFSDPMAEGVVIQDANVRALKHNTTTDDVFDIVRRVREKTDVPLVFLTYINPVFFYGYEKFFKKCSELGVDGIISPDLPYEEKGEIADIAKSNDVDVISLIAPTSKERIQKIANDASGFIYVVSSLGVTGMRSEIKTDLNAILSDIREVTDLPLAVGFGINTPQQAQNIGKIADGVIVGSAIVKIIEKHGENAADALREYVSAMKEASNK encoded by the coding sequence ATGAGTAAGATAGCAAACGCATTCAAAAACGGCACCGCATTCATCGGATTTCTAACAGCCGGGGATCCGACAATTGACAAGACTGTTGAATATATTCTTGCAATGGAAGAGGCAGGATGTGATTTGATTGAAATAGGAATACCTTTTTCAGACCCTATGGCTGAGGGTGTCGTCATTCAGGATGCTAATGTAAGGGCACTTAAGCACAATACCACAACAGATGATGTATTTGACATTGTCCGCCGTGTACGTGAAAAGACAGATGTGCCGCTGGTATTTCTGACATATATAAATCCGGTTTTCTTTTACGGCTATGAAAAATTCTTCAAGAAATGTAGCGAACTGGGCGTTGACGGCATAATATCACCTGACCTTCCATATGAGGAAAAAGGTGAAATTGCAGACATTGCAAAGTCCAATGATGTCGATGTGATATCTCTGATTGCTCCAACCTCAAAGGAAAGGATTCAAAAGATTGCAAATGATGCAAGCGGTTTTATTTATGTGGTTTCCTCTTTGGGCGTTACTGGAATGCGTTCAGAGATAAAGACAGACTTGAATGCGATTTTATCAGATATTCGTGAAGTGACCGATTTGCCTTTGGCGGTCGGATTCGGTATCAATACTCCTCAGCAGGCACAAAATATTGGTAAAATTGCTGATGGGGTTATTGTGGGAAGTGCAATCGTTAAAATAATTGAGAAACATGGTGAAAACGCAGCTGATGCTTTAAGGGAATATGTTTCAGCCATGAAAGAGGCCTCTAACAAATAA
- a CDS encoding 30S ribosomal protein S27e: MVSKGRGNFLKVKCLDCDNEQVIFDRAASDVKCIICGKTLVKSRGAKAKITAHIEKVLN; this comes from the coding sequence ATGGTTAGTAAAGGTAGAGGAAACTTTTTAAAAGTTAAATGTTTAGATTGTGATAATGAGCAAGTAATTTTTGACCGTGCAGCATCAGATGTAAAATGTATTATTTGTGGAAAAACCTTAGTAAAATCCCGTGGTGCTAAAGCTAAAATTACTGCACACATCGAAAAAGTTTTAAACTAG
- a CDS encoding 50S ribosomal protein L44e, with amino-acid sequence MKIPKEKRTYCPHCKKHTVHEVHTAKRRKASELTWGQRQFRRVTAGYRGYPRPLPAGNKPVKKLDLRLKCKECGKSHIKQSFRTGKPEFVAK; translated from the coding sequence ATGAAAATACCAAAAGAAAAAAGAACATACTGTCCTCACTGTAAGAAACACACAGTACATGAAGTTCACACTGCTAAAAGAAGAAAAGCTAGTGAATTAACCTGGGGACAAAGACAATTCAGACGTGTGACTGCTGGTTATAGAGGTTACCCAAGGCCTTTACCTGCTGGAAACAAACCAGTTAAAAAATTAGATTTAAGGCTTAAATGTAAAGAATGTGGTAAATCTCACATTAAACAATCTTTCAGAACAGGTAAACCTGAATTTGTAGCTAAATAA